In Thermanaeromonas sp. C210, the following proteins share a genomic window:
- a CDS encoding YbaB/EbfC family nucleoid-associated protein, with the protein MNLGNMNKMMKQMQKMQSQLAKVQEELAERTVEATAGGGAVRVVVNGRQEIVSLAISPEAVDPEDVEMLQDLIVAAVNEGLRRSQEMVAGEMAKITGQFKLPGLF; encoded by the coding sequence ATGAACCTGGGTAACATGAACAAAATGATGAAGCAGATGCAGAAAATGCAGAGCCAGCTGGCCAAGGTCCAGGAAGAACTGGCCGAACGCACGGTGGAGGCAACGGCCGGTGGGGGTGCGGTCCGCGTGGTGGTGAACGGCCGCCAGGAGATCGTGAGCCTCGCTATCAGCCCCGAGGCGGTGGACCCGGAAGACGTGGAAATGCTGCAGGACCTCATCGTGGCCGCAGTCAACGAAGGGCTCCGTCGTTCCCAGGAAATGGTAGCGGGGGAGATGGCCAAGATTACGGGCCAGTTTAAACTGCCGGGTCTTTTCTGA
- the dnaX gene encoding DNA polymerase III subunit gamma/tau — MPQYQALYRQWRPQTFGEVVGQDHITVTLRNAVRTGRLVHAYLFCGPRGTGKTSTAKILAKAVNCLEPKDGEPCNLCPNCRRISQGLSLDVLEIDAASNRGIDEIRQLKERVQFGPVEGNYKVYIIDEVHMLTTEAFNALLKTLEEPPRHVIFILATTEPRKVLPTIISRCQRFDFQPLRGHIIARRLQEVAAANGVSVEPAALTLLARKAAGGLRDALGFLDQILAGGRERVTADEAAALLGVPRQDLLQEMVASLLAGDAGQILRLVDVALREGVEPRLVLEDLLDWCRNLLLLNLDPQAAELTGLPEDALENMRASAGSVDGARLFRIMERLQGATAELRSSTQPRIALEMALVGVVLEEEGVDARLRQLEERVKELEERLACVEHPPKAVPGERPPGRERVERPPGARQEGAAGPEASEGSKPAARRERQGAAASAVARREVEAARAETAAAGALTLEEVQRLWPEVLQAARRKSIQLQAYLKGGRPTGLYNGRLVLAFKSAFHKNMVEQPAHKKATEEALQAVLGQPVEVVLVDEAPSRPEGKITDEMIQKLVDYFGPDKVEIKD, encoded by the coding sequence ATGCCCCAGTACCAGGCCCTTTATCGGCAGTGGCGACCCCAGACCTTTGGAGAAGTAGTGGGGCAGGACCATATCACCGTTACTTTGCGCAACGCCGTGCGGACCGGGAGGTTGGTGCACGCCTATTTATTTTGCGGTCCCCGGGGAACGGGAAAGACCAGCACGGCTAAAATACTGGCTAAAGCCGTCAACTGCCTCGAGCCCAAGGATGGCGAACCATGCAACCTGTGCCCCAACTGCCGGCGGATATCCCAGGGCCTCTCCCTGGATGTGCTGGAAATCGATGCTGCCTCCAACCGCGGCATCGACGAAATCCGGCAGTTAAAGGAGAGGGTGCAGTTTGGCCCCGTAGAAGGCAATTATAAAGTGTACATCATTGACGAAGTGCACATGCTCACTACCGAGGCCTTTAATGCCTTGCTGAAAACCCTGGAAGAACCGCCCCGCCATGTCATCTTTATCCTGGCTACCACCGAACCCCGCAAAGTATTGCCCACCATCATATCCCGCTGCCAGCGCTTCGATTTTCAGCCCTTAAGAGGGCATATCATCGCCCGGCGCCTGCAGGAAGTGGCCGCCGCCAACGGCGTCAGTGTAGAACCTGCGGCTTTAACCCTGCTGGCCCGCAAGGCGGCTGGCGGCCTACGTGATGCCCTGGGCTTCCTGGACCAGATCCTGGCTGGCGGCCGGGAGCGGGTGACGGCCGATGAGGCCGCAGCCCTTTTGGGTGTTCCCCGTCAAGACCTGCTGCAGGAAATGGTCGCCTCTCTCTTGGCTGGCGACGCCGGCCAGATCCTGCGTCTGGTGGATGTTGCCTTAAGGGAAGGGGTGGAGCCCCGGCTGGTACTGGAGGATTTGCTGGACTGGTGCCGTAATCTCCTGCTGTTAAACTTGGACCCCCAGGCGGCGGAGCTGACCGGGCTACCAGAGGATGCCCTGGAGAATATGCGGGCGTCGGCCGGCAGCGTCGACGGAGCCAGGCTTTTCAGGATCATGGAAAGGCTGCAGGGAGCGACGGCCGAATTGCGCTCCAGCACCCAACCCCGCATAGCCCTGGAAATGGCCCTGGTGGGAGTGGTGCTGGAGGAGGAAGGGGTGGATGCCCGCCTGAGGCAACTGGAGGAGCGGGTTAAGGAGCTGGAGGAGCGTTTGGCCTGCGTCGAACACCCACCGAAGGCGGTCCCCGGAGAACGCCCACCGGGGCGGGAAAGAGTGGAGCGCCCGCCCGGGGCCCGGCAGGAGGGCGCGGCCGGACCTGAAGCCTCGGAGGGAAGTAAACCGGCGGCCCGCCGGGAGAGGCAAGGGGCAGCAGCAAGCGCCGTTGCCCGGAGGGAGGTGGAGGCGGCCAGGGCCGAGACGGCGGCTGCCGGGGCCCTCACCCTGGAAGAGGTACAGCGCCTGTGGCCCGAGGTATTGCAGGCAGCGCGAAGAAAAAGCATCCAGCTGCAGGCCTACCTGAAGGGCGGCAGGCCGACCGGTCTGTATAACGGCCGCCTGGTCCTCGCCTTTAAGTCGGCCTTCCATAAGAATATGGTGGAGCAGCCCGCCCACAAAAAAGCCACGGAAGAGGCTTTGCAGGCCGTCCTCGGTCAACCCGTGGAGGTTGTCCTGGTAGACGAAGCCCCATCCCGGCCGGAAGGCAAGATTACCGACGAGATGATCCAGAAGCTGGTGGATTACTTTGGCCCCGATAAAGTCGAGATAAAGGATTGA
- the tadA gene encoding tRNA adenosine(34) deaminase TadA: protein MDHRTYMQMALEEARKALREGEVPVGAVVVQDGEVIARAYNRRETTQDPTAHAEILALRQAAQRLRSWRLEGATLYVTLEPCPMCAGAAVQARLKRLVYGAPDIRAGAVDSVLNLVEHPHFNHRVEVVSGICEEECRLILQEFFAKLRREGMTRRDGRVG from the coding sequence TTGGACCACCGCACTTACATGCAGATGGCCCTGGAGGAAGCCAGGAAGGCCCTCCGGGAAGGGGAAGTGCCGGTGGGCGCCGTGGTGGTACAGGATGGAGAAGTCATCGCCCGCGCCTATAACCGGCGGGAAACGACCCAGGATCCTACCGCCCATGCCGAGATACTGGCCCTGCGCCAGGCAGCTCAGAGGTTAAGAAGCTGGCGCTTGGAGGGTGCCACCTTGTATGTGACTCTGGAGCCCTGTCCCATGTGCGCCGGGGCGGCCGTCCAGGCAAGGCTCAAGCGCCTGGTCTACGGTGCTCCCGATATCAGGGCCGGGGCGGTAGATTCAGTACTCAACCTGGTAGAGCACCCCCATTTCAATCACCGGGTAGAGGTTGTATCTGGTATCTGCGAGGAAGAATGCCGCCTCATCTTACAGGAGTTCTTTGCCAAGTTGAGGCGAGAAGGCATGACGCGGAGAGATGGCCGAGTTGGTTGA
- a CDS encoding pro-sigmaK processing inhibitor BofA family protein, whose translation MGAADGVQLILALLFLAFLIYLVGRLLLTPLRLMAKIAINSLFGLLLLWAFNFAGSYFSFTIPLNWVTVLVAGFLGIPGLLMLIFFRLVL comes from the coding sequence ATGGGAGCGGCGGATGGCGTCCAATTAATTCTGGCCTTACTTTTCCTGGCTTTCCTGATATATCTGGTAGGGCGGTTGCTCCTCACCCCCTTAAGGTTGATGGCGAAAATCGCCATTAATTCCCTCTTTGGCCTTCTCCTTTTATGGGCTTTTAACTTTGCGGGCAGCTATTTCAGCTTTACTATCCCCTTGAACTGGGTGACCGTCCTGGTAGCCGGGTTTCTGGGAATACCCGGGCTGCTAATGCTCATTTTTTTTCGCCTGGTCCTCTAA
- the recR gene encoding recombination mediator RecR — protein sequence MLYYAEPVARLIAELNKLPGVGPKTAQRLAFHILYSPPEEVRALAEAILAAKERTRYCSLCGNLTEEDPCFLCRDDSRDPSVICVVEEPRDLVALERTRQFRGRYHVLHGAISPMEGIGPEKLRIKELLDRLKDGTVKEVVLATNADVEGEATALYLAKILKPLGLKVTRLAYGIPVGGDLEYADEVTLARAFAGRREMD from the coding sequence ATGCTGTACTATGCAGAGCCGGTAGCCCGGCTCATTGCCGAATTAAACAAGCTCCCGGGAGTAGGGCCTAAGACCGCCCAGCGCCTGGCCTTCCATATTCTGTACAGCCCTCCGGAGGAGGTTCGGGCTCTGGCCGAAGCCATCCTGGCTGCCAAGGAGAGGACGCGGTACTGTTCCCTGTGTGGCAACCTTACGGAGGAAGATCCCTGCTTCCTGTGCCGCGACGACAGCCGGGACCCTTCGGTGATCTGTGTGGTGGAGGAGCCCCGGGACCTGGTGGCCCTGGAGAGGACGAGGCAATTTCGCGGACGCTATCACGTGCTCCACGGAGCCATTTCTCCCATGGAGGGCATCGGGCCGGAGAAGCTCCGCATCAAAGAACTCCTGGACCGCCTCAAGGACGGTACGGTTAAAGAAGTGGTGTTGGCCACCAACGCCGACGTGGAAGGGGAAGCCACGGCCCTTTACCTGGCCAAAATCCTAAAGCCCCTGGGATTAAAGGTTACCCGGCTGGCCTACGGTATTCCGGTGGGCGGGGACCTGGAGTATGCCGATGAAGTAACCTTGGCCCGGGCCTTTGCCGGCCGGCGGGAAATGGACTAG
- a CDS encoding DUF2508 family protein, which yields MPSSSKELPADVEVLVVALKEAQQEWMEAQNLFSEVTEPDLVDQAIYRLQAAERKFMYLYKEVQQKWMGGG from the coding sequence ATGCCCTCTTCCTCCAAAGAACTGCCGGCAGACGTAGAAGTCTTGGTGGTCGCCTTAAAGGAGGCCCAGCAGGAGTGGATGGAGGCCCAGAACCTTTTTTCCGAAGTAACCGAACCGGATCTCGTAGACCAAGCCATTTATCGATTGCAGGCGGCCGAACGCAAGTTTATGTACCTCTACAAGGAGGTACAGCAGAAATGGATGGGTGGTGGCTGA